Proteins encoded within one genomic window of Candidatus Binatia bacterium:
- a CDS encoding GatB/YqeY domain-containing protein, with product MLEERINEDMKTSLKGGAADRLQTLRMMRSAILLEKKKDASIQILPDPQVLQVLTSYAKKLRESAAEFEKLGQKEAAQKIQTELAVVQEYLPSPLTPDETKTLVDAVVAELGASSPKDLGRVMKEVTARAQGRADGKALSDLARRALGMA from the coding sequence ATGCTCGAAGAACGGATCAACGAGGACATGAAGACCTCGCTCAAGGGCGGGGCGGCGGACCGGCTCCAGACCCTTCGCATGATGCGCAGCGCGATCCTTCTCGAAAAGAAGAAGGACGCCTCCATCCAGATCCTTCCCGACCCCCAGGTCCTCCAGGTGTTAACCTCCTACGCGAAGAAGCTGCGCGAGTCGGCCGCCGAGTTCGAGAAGCTCGGCCAGAAGGAAGCCGCGCAGAAGATCCAGACCGAGCTGGCGGTGGTCCAGGAATACCTGCCCTCGCCGCTCACCCCGGACGAGACGAAGACGTTGGTCGACGCAGTCGTCGCCGAGCTGGGCGCCTCCTCGCCCAAGGATCTCGGCCGCGTCATGAAGGAAGTCACCGCGCGCGCCCAGGGCCGCGCCGACGGCAAGGCGCTGAGCGATCTGGCGCGCCGCGCCCTCGGCATGGCGTGA